A single window of Vibrio gazogenes DNA harbors:
- a CDS encoding TrkH family potassium uptake protein encodes MALWQPSTSPIVRRPKTRRKIAAAPPIVLCGSFLLLILLGTCLLKLPLATVAPISWAHSLFTATSAVTVTGLSVVDTGTEFTGFGQVIIAILIQFGGLGLMTFAVVTLIALGGKINFLQRTVIREAFNQTDAPTLVSTAKSVLYFSLIVESIGMVILSLYWLPELGWKTSLFHGFFYTISAFNNAGFALDSRSLMPYVSDPVVNLTITGLLIIGGLGFSVWLDLIRNRRWVLLTPYSKLMISGTIIINAVAVILIYCIEYNNPHTLAPLSQTGKWLASWFQAVTPRTAGFNTLPIDQLKDATTSVILVLMFIGGGSMSTASGIKVVTFIVLILATYGYLRRDSAIRVFKREISKETINKALALTVISIGVSWMAIFGLLLSEHAPMVDIIFEAISALGTVGLSRGLTASLSGTGEVIIMLMMFIGRLGPLTIAYFLASPRTHRLRYPETKLVIG; translated from the coding sequence ATGGCATTATGGCAGCCCTCGACATCTCCGATAGTCAGAAGACCAAAAACAAGGCGCAAGATTGCAGCCGCGCCCCCGATTGTCTTATGTGGCAGTTTTCTGTTGTTGATTTTACTGGGGACATGTTTACTGAAGTTGCCGCTGGCGACAGTGGCCCCCATTAGTTGGGCGCACAGTCTGTTTACAGCGACCTCGGCAGTGACGGTGACCGGACTTTCCGTTGTTGATACAGGAACCGAGTTTACCGGTTTTGGTCAGGTGATTATTGCCATACTGATCCAGTTCGGTGGGTTGGGGCTGATGACTTTTGCGGTTGTGACGTTAATCGCATTGGGCGGTAAAATCAATTTCTTGCAGCGAACGGTGATCAGAGAAGCATTCAACCAAACCGATGCGCCGACATTAGTTTCTACTGCCAAATCCGTTTTATATTTTTCGTTGATTGTCGAATCGATCGGCATGGTCATTTTGTCGCTTTACTGGTTGCCGGAACTGGGGTGGAAAACCAGTTTATTTCATGGTTTCTTTTATACCATCAGTGCGTTTAACAATGCCGGGTTTGCGCTGGATAGCCGTAGTCTGATGCCGTATGTTTCGGATCCGGTCGTCAATCTGACGATTACCGGATTGTTGATTATCGGGGGATTGGGCTTTTCCGTCTGGCTGGATTTGATCCGTAATCGCCGTTGGGTTTTACTGACACCGTACAGCAAATTAATGATCTCCGGGACGATAATCATTAACGCGGTAGCCGTGATTCTAATCTATTGTATTGAATATAATAATCCTCATACGCTGGCACCTTTGAGCCAAACAGGGAAGTGGTTGGCCTCATGGTTTCAGGCGGTAACACCGAGAACCGCCGGGTTCAACACACTGCCAATCGATCAGCTTAAAGATGCCACTACATCCGTGATACTGGTGCTGATGTTTATCGGCGGCGGTTCAATGAGTACCGCCAGTGGCATAAAAGTGGTGACATTCATTGTGCTGATTCTGGCGACATATGGGTATTTGCGACGCGATTCAGCCATTCGAGTATTTAAACGAGAAATTTCCAAAGAAACGATCAATAAAGCATTGGCGCTGACCGTTATTTCCATTGGGGTCAGTTGGATGGCTATTTTCGGTTTGCTGCTGAGTGAACATGCCCCGATGGTTGATATTATTTTTGAAGCCATTTCGGCATTGGGAACGGTCGGACTTTCCCGAGGATTGACAGCATCGCTGTCTGGTACCGGAGAGGTAATTATCATGCTGATGATGTTTATCGGCCGGTTGGGACCGCTCACAATCGCGTACTTTCTTGCTAGCCCCAGAACGCATCGTTTACGTTATCCGGAAACAAAACTGGTTATTGGGTAG
- a CDS encoding S41 family peptidase, with protein MISISWIKYTCRFVCIMPLTLFSACHASAHFDGVWKHTGYGDIYQLNDTESKIYQFNSEGCVLAETMTKTAMQATYFPNATLSDDGMNLTSHQIARPFVQQFERLSALPAMCQPGQLFDTQTSPLEVYRFFWAIMHDYYAFFEERGIDWDEVYQQAAANLSTNMTDSELLAVIKTSLGGFSDDHVSLTDGDEEYSPAPPKGVLRTLQQGFLNQTAVSDFDTYIANSLAQVSQTQQQMMDSGSVRVINGSSADTLYGAERIVWGTFNQGSIGYFRPNMMLLDTGENPDDPDQWVGSMAQVMDQAMQEMRDTNAMIIDMRFNGGGADGVSLALASRFNPIAQRVIGKFTRTNAGDGEIHWLELPTPLNSPAYTHPVIILVSGSTVSAGEVFLMMMKTLPQVTLMGETSNGSLSDALVKTLPNGWQLTLSNEVYIDAQYQSYEAKGMQPDIPMIPFTLADLSDHRDAALSQAIHQLSH; from the coding sequence ATGATTTCAATTTCATGGATCAAATATACTTGCCGGTTTGTCTGCATTATGCCCCTCACTTTATTCTCTGCTTGTCATGCTTCAGCGCATTTTGATGGGGTGTGGAAACATACGGGATACGGTGACATTTATCAGTTGAACGATACTGAAAGTAAAATCTATCAATTTAACAGTGAGGGCTGTGTGTTGGCAGAAACGATGACCAAAACAGCCATGCAAGCCACCTACTTTCCCAATGCGACGCTCTCTGATGACGGTATGAACCTGACGTCACACCAAATAGCACGTCCTTTTGTGCAGCAATTTGAACGCCTGTCCGCATTACCCGCCATGTGCCAACCCGGACAATTATTCGATACGCAGACCTCTCCCCTTGAGGTCTATCGTTTTTTCTGGGCAATTATGCATGACTATTATGCTTTCTTTGAGGAACGCGGTATCGACTGGGACGAGGTCTATCAGCAAGCAGCAGCGAATTTGAGTACCAACATGACCGACAGTGAATTACTCGCGGTAATCAAAACGTCACTCGGTGGCTTTTCCGATGATCATGTCTCTCTGACTGATGGTGATGAAGAGTATTCTCCCGCCCCACCGAAAGGTGTGTTACGGACACTGCAACAAGGCTTTCTCAATCAAACCGCAGTCAGCGACTTCGATACCTATATTGCCAACAGTCTGGCGCAAGTCTCCCAGACTCAACAGCAAATGATGGATTCCGGCAGTGTACGAGTCATCAATGGCAGCTCAGCAGATACTTTATATGGTGCGGAACGCATCGTCTGGGGCACGTTCAATCAAGGAAGTATTGGTTATTTTCGCCCGAATATGATGCTCTTGGATACGGGAGAGAACCCAGATGATCCTGATCAATGGGTGGGCAGTATGGCGCAGGTCATGGATCAGGCTATGCAGGAGATGCGTGATACGAATGCCATGATCATTGATATGCGCTTCAATGGCGGTGGTGCCGACGGTGTCTCACTGGCGCTGGCCAGTCGTTTTAATCCGATTGCTCAGCGAGTCATCGGTAAATTTACCCGAACCAATGCAGGTGACGGTGAGATCCATTGGCTCGAATTACCGACGCCACTCAATTCACCCGCTTATACGCACCCAGTCATCATTTTGGTGAGCGGCAGTACCGTGAGTGCCGGAGAAGTGTTTCTGATGATGATGAAAACGCTCCCACAAGTGACTCTCATGGGAGAAACGAGCAACGGCTCTTTATCCGATGCTTTGGTGAAAACACTGCCCAATGGTTGGCAACTTACTTTATCGAATGAAGTCTATATCGATGCTCAGTATCAATCTTATGAAGCGAAGGGAATGCAACCGGATATCCCGATGATACCTTTTACGCTGGCTGATCTCAGCGATCATCGGGATGCGGCATTAAGTCAGGCGATCCATCAACTGTCACACTGA
- a CDS encoding ABC transporter ATP-binding protein yields MSTKSSKQDDKHAGSLRLLMSYVFADKALLIKTLILVVIATGFEVLGPLLSKVFIDDFIVPDHYPFWPIVGIISLFILSTIVGTYLKYRQTLRFLDMALYAVLDIRKRVFKHVLSLPMSYFDYARTGQLVSRITNDTESIKDIYVQFLSNVLTNIILLIGILIAMAILDMQLMLVALMLLPTVVGLIYLYQRFSVKNVTDSRRLRSDINATMNESISGMTVIQATNQQQAKLSQFDQINAHYYDTRLKTVTISSLLLRPAINLFSIIVLGGVVWFFGLQVVQGVAEIGVLYAYLNYLGRFSEPLIEITQRFGLYQQAIVAGNRVYELLQESSAKPEKGTLSKIDAGHLSIKNLNFAYHNNHPVLQDINAEINAGQFFAIVGHTGSGKSTLMSLLLNFYQPQSGTICIDEHPLDHYSHDALRQGVSFIPQDPFILATTIFDNIDMGRNLSESAVRRAARQAHLHDVIIAMSEGYHTQLGEGGLRLSTGQRQQLIIARALAGSPKVLLLDEATANVDSETEQVVQRALNDLQGQVTLIVVAHRLSTIRHADQILVLDHGHLIEQGDHHQLMALPQGRYRAMYQLQQQEKRVAQAAK; encoded by the coding sequence ATGAGTACCAAGAGTTCTAAGCAGGATGATAAACACGCAGGCTCACTACGCCTATTGATGAGTTATGTTTTCGCAGACAAAGCTTTATTGATTAAAACCTTAATTCTGGTTGTAATTGCGACGGGATTTGAGGTGTTAGGGCCGCTATTGAGCAAAGTATTTATCGATGACTTCATTGTGCCGGATCATTATCCGTTCTGGCCGATTGTCGGCATTATCAGTTTGTTTATTCTGTCAACAATCGTGGGAACTTACCTCAAATATCGACAAACGCTGCGTTTTCTGGATATGGCATTGTACGCAGTGCTTGATATTCGCAAACGGGTGTTTAAGCATGTCCTGTCTTTACCAATGTCGTATTTCGATTACGCCCGTACTGGTCAGCTGGTGAGCCGGATTACCAACGATACCGAATCAATTAAAGATATTTATGTGCAGTTTTTATCGAATGTCCTGACCAATATCATTCTGCTGATTGGTATTTTGATTGCCATGGCGATTTTGGACATGCAACTGATGCTGGTTGCCCTCATGCTGCTGCCGACAGTGGTCGGATTAATTTATTTGTATCAGCGTTTCAGTGTCAAAAACGTCACCGACAGCCGCCGTTTACGTTCAGACATTAACGCCACAATGAATGAATCGATTAGCGGTATGACCGTGATTCAGGCAACGAATCAACAACAGGCGAAACTGTCTCAGTTTGATCAGATTAATGCGCATTACTACGATACCCGGCTGAAAACCGTGACGATTTCATCCTTGCTGCTCCGCCCGGCAATCAACTTATTCAGTATTATAGTGCTGGGTGGTGTGGTGTGGTTTTTTGGTCTGCAAGTGGTTCAGGGAGTCGCAGAAATCGGGGTGCTATACGCTTACCTCAACTATTTGGGAAGATTCTCAGAGCCATTAATCGAGATTACCCAACGTTTCGGACTATATCAGCAAGCCATTGTCGCCGGTAACCGAGTCTATGAACTGCTGCAAGAATCTTCGGCAAAGCCCGAAAAAGGCACCCTTTCCAAGATTGATGCCGGACATCTGAGTATCAAAAACTTGAATTTTGCCTACCACAATAATCATCCGGTGTTGCAGGATATCAATGCCGAAATCAATGCCGGACAATTCTTTGCCATTGTCGGGCATACCGGCAGTGGTAAAAGTACCTTAATGAGTCTGTTACTCAACTTCTATCAGCCCCAGTCTGGCACGATCTGTATTGATGAGCATCCCCTTGATCACTATAGTCATGATGCCTTACGTCAAGGTGTCAGTTTTATTCCACAGGATCCGTTTATTCTTGCCACCACCATATTCGATAACATCGATATGGGGCGGAACTTAAGTGAGTCAGCCGTACGACGTGCCGCGCGTCAGGCGCATTTGCATGATGTGATTATTGCCATGAGCGAGGGTTACCACACACAGCTCGGCGAAGGCGGCTTACGGCTCTCAACCGGACAACGTCAGCAACTGATTATTGCGCGTGCTTTGGCAGGCTCACCTAAGGTATTGTTACTGGATGAAGCCACCGCGAATGTTGATAGTGAAACGGAACAGGTTGTCCAGCGGGCGCTGAACGATCTGCAAGGTCAGGTCACATTGATTGTGGTTGCCCACCGCTTGTCCACCATTCGTCATGCCGATCAAATTCTGGTACTGGATCATGGCCACTTAATCGAACAAGGTGACCATCACCAGCTTATGGCGCTACCTCAAGGTCGATATCGTGCCATGTATCAATTACAACAGCAGGAGAAACGCGTGGCTCAAGCCGCTAAGTGA
- a CDS encoding 1-aminocyclopropane-1-carboxylate deaminase/D-cysteine desulfhydrase, translated as MNILTHSPMTEHTFDGKHFYLKRDDLLHPQFSGNKARKLMTLLDAPLPQITTLISYGSPQANSLYSFAALAQLRGWQFEYYVDHIPQWLAEHPQGNYKAALALGATIYPTGQHPTSAMHPCDYIQHVRRPDERCLVLPEGGRSDIAQPGIATLGDEIIDWCHKHRIERPVVALPAGTGTTALYLHQHLATHQIEVLTCACVGGESYLKQQWDMLSATSYPTVLSLSQKHHFGKLYREDYIIWLNLCRETQVEFDLLYDPLMWRCLQRWLTEHPDTPLIYIHQGGLLGNVSMQARYQRKYADLLSGRHDG; from the coding sequence ATGAATATATTGACCCATAGCCCGATGACCGAGCACACGTTTGACGGCAAGCACTTCTATCTCAAGCGAGATGATTTACTTCACCCCCAGTTTTCAGGCAACAAAGCCCGCAAACTGATGACCTTACTTGATGCGCCTTTGCCTCAAATCACCACGTTAATCAGCTATGGCTCTCCGCAAGCCAATTCTCTTTACTCATTTGCCGCACTGGCACAACTCAGAGGCTGGCAGTTTGAATATTACGTTGATCATATTCCTCAGTGGTTAGCCGAACACCCACAGGGGAATTACAAAGCAGCGTTGGCACTCGGTGCAACAATCTACCCCACAGGACAACATCCAACTTCAGCGATGCATCCTTGTGACTATATTCAACACGTTCGTCGCCCTGATGAGCGTTGTCTGGTTTTACCGGAAGGCGGACGAAGTGATATTGCTCAGCCGGGAATTGCGACTCTTGGGGATGAAATCATCGACTGGTGCCATAAACACCGGATTGAGCGCCCTGTTGTCGCGCTGCCCGCTGGCACCGGCACCACAGCACTCTATTTACATCAACATCTGGCAACGCATCAGATTGAAGTGCTGACCTGCGCCTGTGTCGGTGGTGAATCTTACCTGAAGCAGCAGTGGGATATGCTGTCTGCCACCAGCTACCCGACCGTTTTATCTCTGTCGCAAAAACACCATTTCGGTAAATTATACCGCGAAGACTACATAATCTGGCTGAATCTCTGCCGCGAGACCCAAGTCGAATTTGATTTACTCTATGACCCACTGATGTGGCGCTGTCTGCAACGCTGGTTAACCGAGCACCCTGATACACCGCTGATCTACATTCATCAAGGTGGTTTACTGGGCAATGTCAGTATGCAGGCCAGATACCAACGTAAATACGCGGATCTTCTTTCAGGCAGACATGATGGTTGA
- a CDS encoding FAD:protein FMN transferase — MFTQRMLLNRFRCVVALVCLVMVTACSRTPELQKLEGYAQGTTYHISWWSASDVSSDDIRPLFDQQLANIDKELSTYRNDSYISTFNQSTSTQWQPASDDFLRLLSIARKINQKTQGCYDPTIGPLFNLWGFRKHDFKVPDSQQIAAVKAEVGLDKIQVDEQGKRIRKTLPQVQIDFSSMGEGYTIGKLSAILESHGVSNYLVEFGGDMKIKGHKPDGSKWRIAIERPIHKEADIQPYKIVTIQDEQGVTLDTSGTYRRSFDADGQSYSHILDPRTGASVTHDLVSASVFGQTPAESDAWATAMLCLGPKAGYQVAQRENLEVFFIRAEQGKFIDQQSSALEHSKRVMFTQE; from the coding sequence ATGTTTACCCAAAGAATGTTGTTGAACCGTTTTCGTTGTGTTGTTGCGCTGGTGTGCCTTGTTATGGTGACGGCCTGTAGCCGGACACCTGAGTTACAAAAGTTGGAAGGTTATGCACAGGGAACAACCTATCATATCAGCTGGTGGTCAGCGTCGGATGTTTCGAGCGATGACATTCGTCCGCTGTTTGATCAGCAATTGGCGAATATTGATAAAGAGTTATCGACTTATCGGAATGATTCTTATATTTCAACATTTAATCAAAGCACCTCAACTCAGTGGCAACCTGCTTCAGATGATTTCTTACGACTCCTGAGTATTGCTCGGAAAATCAATCAGAAAACCCAGGGGTGCTATGATCCGACTATCGGGCCGTTATTCAATTTGTGGGGATTCAGAAAGCATGATTTCAAAGTACCGGATAGTCAGCAAATCGCAGCCGTGAAAGCCGAGGTTGGGTTGGACAAAATTCAGGTTGATGAACAGGGCAAACGCATTCGTAAAACTTTACCCCAGGTACAGATCGATTTTTCTTCGATGGGAGAAGGCTATACGATTGGTAAGCTCAGTGCGATTCTGGAATCTCACGGGGTTAGCAATTATTTGGTGGAGTTTGGCGGAGATATGAAAATCAAAGGTCACAAACCCGATGGTTCGAAGTGGCGTATTGCCATTGAACGCCCAATTCATAAAGAGGCTGATATTCAGCCTTATAAAATTGTGACGATTCAGGATGAACAAGGTGTGACGCTCGATACATCAGGGACTTATCGCCGTTCTTTTGATGCTGATGGTCAGTCATACTCGCATATTCTTGACCCGCGCACCGGGGCTTCTGTGACGCATGATTTGGTGTCTGCATCAGTATTCGGCCAGACCCCCGCAGAAAGTGATGCCTGGGCCACGGCAATGTTATGTCTTGGGCCGAAAGCAGGGTATCAGGTCGCGCAGCGGGAAAATCTAGAGGTGTTCTTTATTCGTGCAGAACAAGGCAAATTTATTGATCAGCAGAGTTCGGCTCTCGAGCATTCCAAACGAGTGATGTTCACTCAGGAGTAA
- a CDS encoding DUF134 domain-containing protein, with protein sequence MGRNKIPRVICGKPADSCFKPNGIPMSQLEHLDLAADEFEALRLVDLQGMHQQDAAAAMGVSRQTLANLVKAARFKVADCLVNGKALMMSH encoded by the coding sequence ATGGGGCGGAATAAAATTCCTCGTGTTATTTGTGGTAAACCTGCGGATAGTTGTTTCAAACCGAACGGCATTCCGATGAGCCAGCTTGAGCATCTTGACTTAGCTGCCGATGAATTTGAAGCATTGCGCTTGGTTGATTTACAAGGGATGCATCAGCAGGATGCGGCTGCCGCAATGGGGGTTTCCCGACAAACGCTGGCAAATTTGGTCAAAGCTGCCCGTTTTAAAGTCGCGGACTGCTTAGTCAATGGCAAAGCGCTCATGATGAGCCATTAA
- a CDS encoding ABC transporter ATP-binding protein — protein MQLFQHLGWFFRRYWLTYTFALLMLVIVALINMAIPWFIGQIIDHLLETRTMAQAKYDLLGLLLASIIVYLLRYGWRRMLFGTSYKLGNLLRQQFYQRLTRQGQAFYNHHSTGDLMARATNDIDAVEIAAGEGILSGFDGLLTFILVLVMMFIFIDWRLAALAILPFPLMGIGFYRLSSQIHHQFKTTLDRFSSLNEQTQQAMAGIRMIKSMGRESIEAEQFDQIAEQAANSTYKVQRSEALFDPIIQLSLGAALLIVLLAGGWQIHEGRLTVGQLTSFTLYLSELIWPMYAFGWLMNILQRGNAAIERLDELLTLPDTIEDHGQFTPRGYRVTVSHLTFHYPNISQPSLKNVSFRLRENRVFGIVGATGAGKSTLLQLLMRYWESGEGAIQIGGTPLRQIPLAQLRALYAYVPQDAFLFSATIMENIRMGRPTATDEQVYQAAKLAAIDDDIRQFPDGYQTTVGERGVTLSGGQRQRISIARALISDAPLLILDDALSAVDIRTEKIIIQHLRRRKAQTLIIVSHRLSAVEHADEIIVMAHGEVIERGKHQQLVAGDGWYSRMAAYQQMEQAMESTSS, from the coding sequence ATGCAATTATTTCAACACTTGGGATGGTTTTTTCGCCGCTATTGGCTGACTTACACATTCGCGTTACTGATGCTCGTCATCGTCGCGCTGATCAACATGGCTATTCCATGGTTTATTGGTCAAATCATTGACCACCTGCTCGAAACTCGTACCATGGCGCAAGCCAAATACGACCTGCTCGGTTTATTGCTCGCCAGTATCATCGTCTACCTGCTCCGTTATGGCTGGCGACGCATGTTATTCGGCACATCCTATAAACTGGGCAATCTGTTACGCCAGCAGTTTTATCAACGCCTGACCCGGCAAGGGCAGGCATTCTATAATCACCACTCAACCGGTGATTTGATGGCGCGCGCGACCAATGATATTGATGCCGTTGAAATCGCGGCGGGTGAAGGGATTCTATCGGGCTTTGACGGGCTGCTGACCTTTATTCTGGTCCTCGTGATGATGTTTATTTTTATCGACTGGCGGTTAGCAGCCTTAGCCATCCTCCCCTTTCCATTGATGGGGATTGGCTTTTACCGCCTGTCCAGCCAGATTCATCACCAGTTCAAGACCACACTTGACCGTTTTTCCTCATTGAATGAGCAGACCCAGCAAGCCATGGCTGGCATTCGTATGATCAAATCAATGGGCAGAGAGTCCATCGAAGCCGAACAGTTTGACCAGATTGCAGAACAGGCAGCCAACAGCACCTATAAAGTGCAGCGTTCTGAAGCCTTGTTTGATCCCATCATTCAATTGAGTCTTGGCGCGGCTTTACTCATCGTCTTACTTGCCGGCGGCTGGCAAATTCACGAAGGCCGCTTAACTGTCGGACAATTAACCAGTTTCACATTGTATTTGTCAGAATTGATCTGGCCGATGTATGCCTTTGGCTGGTTAATGAACATATTGCAACGCGGGAATGCGGCCATTGAACGTCTCGATGAATTACTCACCTTACCCGATACTATTGAAGACCACGGTCAGTTCACCCCCAGAGGATATCGGGTAACGGTCAGCCATCTGACATTTCATTACCCGAATATCTCTCAACCGAGCTTGAAGAATGTTTCGTTTCGCTTGAGAGAAAACCGCGTATTCGGGATTGTCGGTGCCACTGGTGCAGGGAAATCAACCCTACTCCAGCTTTTGATGCGCTACTGGGAATCCGGAGAAGGTGCCATACAAATTGGTGGCACACCACTACGCCAGATTCCACTGGCTCAACTGCGGGCTCTTTATGCCTATGTTCCTCAGGATGCATTTTTGTTCAGTGCGACGATCATGGAAAATATTCGCATGGGACGCCCCACAGCCACCGATGAACAAGTCTATCAAGCCGCTAAATTAGCCGCGATTGATGATGATATCCGCCAATTCCCCGATGGCTACCAGACCACCGTCGGGGAACGCGGCGTGACGCTATCCGGGGGACAGCGACAACGGATTTCGATTGCCCGGGCATTGATCAGTGATGCACCGCTCCTCATTCTGGATGATGCGCTCTCAGCCGTTGATATCCGGACGGAAAAAATCATCATTCAGCATCTGCGGCGACGAAAAGCTCAGACACTCATCATTGTCAGTCACCGCTTATCCGCTGTAGAACATGCAGATGAAATTATTGTCATGGCCCATGGTGAAGTGATTGAGAGAGGCAAACATCAACAATTAGTTGCAGGTGACGGCTGGTATTCACGAATGGCAGCCTATCAACAAATGGAACAGGCGATGGAGAGTACATCCTCATGA
- a CDS encoding M23 family metallopeptidase has translation MKENLVISVSSINGTHHFYVGRWYQKFIKSAGYILMAAIIGTAGIIYYLMNEVDFAKSKQKELENQSMSLSEDVASLKKLKVGLQSELLDREEKMQTVSDRLGDLEKVLGVSDSDDATLESRLDTAAITSSVRMVLLNQIPNGYPVLKSRMSSDYGRRINPVTGKSEFHRGQDFSAPKGTKIYAPADGVVEVVRPSLVKGSGNYLRLRHSFGFSSSYSHMNKFAVKMGEFVNKGDLIGYVGNSGLSTGPHLHYEIRFVGRSLNPKPFVNWGINNFDTIFTKVGGVRWESLINNVEQRVSAQLQLSSLKAAPLMASSE, from the coding sequence ATGAAAGAGAACCTCGTTATATCAGTATCTTCTATCAACGGAACCCATCATTTCTATGTCGGCCGTTGGTATCAGAAATTTATTAAGAGTGCTGGTTATATCCTGATGGCAGCCATTATTGGTACTGCCGGGATCATTTATTACCTGATGAACGAAGTGGATTTTGCTAAATCAAAGCAAAAAGAGCTAGAAAATCAGTCGATGTCACTTTCTGAAGATGTCGCCTCACTCAAAAAACTAAAGGTCGGCTTACAGAGTGAGCTGCTTGATCGTGAAGAGAAAATGCAGACAGTCTCGGATCGTCTGGGTGATTTGGAAAAAGTTCTCGGTGTCAGTGACTCCGACGATGCCACACTTGAATCCCGATTAGATACCGCAGCGATCACCTCTTCTGTTCGTATGGTGCTACTGAATCAGATCCCGAACGGCTACCCGGTTCTCAAATCCAGAATGTCTTCCGATTATGGCCGCCGGATTAATCCGGTAACCGGAAAAAGTGAATTCCATCGCGGTCAGGATTTTTCAGCGCCAAAAGGCACCAAGATTTATGCGCCAGCCGACGGTGTGGTCGAAGTTGTGCGCCCCAGCCTGGTCAAAGGTTCTGGAAATTATCTAAGATTGAGACATTCATTCGGATTTTCCAGCTCTTATTCTCATATGAATAAATTTGCTGTCAAAATGGGTGAGTTCGTCAACAAGGGCGATCTCATTGGTTACGTGGGTAATTCTGGATTGAGTACCGGACCACACCTCCATTATGAAATTCGTTTTGTTGGCCGCTCGTTAAATCCCAAACCCTTTGTGAACTGGGGAATTAATAATTTTGATACGATATTTACAAAAGTTGGAGGAGTAAGATGGGAATCTTTGATAAACAACGTCGAGCAAAGAGTCAGTGCTCAGTTACAACTCTCATCGCTGAAGGCTGCACCATTAATGGCCAGTTCAGAGTAG
- a CDS encoding potassium channel family protein — protein sequence MAHFTVIGLGRFGVATSLELINLGHTVTGVDRNPKIAELYVEDLTQSIICDVTDEHALRELELAASSAVLVAIGEELESSLLCILALKNLGVKEIWVKASSRAHHNIVSKLGVARIIHPEEEMGVRIAQALNYPMVNNYLAIGNGLYVVDIEVKSGLHHQPVSTLLDKAQGKVEAILVKRGRDTFTRLTNDFLLQENDTCLLCGSREALEHIAPRLV from the coding sequence ATGGCACATTTTACGGTGATTGGTTTAGGGCGGTTTGGCGTGGCAACAAGTCTGGAGTTGATCAATCTCGGGCATACCGTGACCGGCGTCGATCGAAATCCGAAAATCGCTGAGTTGTATGTCGAAGATCTGACGCAATCAATCATTTGTGATGTGACCGATGAACATGCCCTCAGGGAGCTGGAACTGGCAGCGAGTAGTGCCGTGCTCGTTGCGATTGGTGAAGAGCTGGAATCGAGCCTGCTGTGTATTCTGGCGTTAAAGAATCTGGGTGTAAAAGAGATTTGGGTGAAGGCTAGCTCTAGAGCCCATCATAACATTGTGTCAAAGCTTGGTGTGGCGAGGATTATTCACCCTGAAGAAGAGATGGGAGTGCGAATCGCACAGGCTCTCAATTATCCAATGGTGAATAATTACCTGGCGATCGGCAATGGCTTATATGTCGTGGATATTGAAGTGAAGTCGGGACTGCATCACCAGCCAGTTTCGACCTTGCTGGATAAAGCGCAAGGCAAGGTTGAAGCGATTTTGGTGAAACGCGGGCGAGACACATTTACCCGCCTGACGAATGATTTTCTCTTACAGGAAAATGATACATGTTTGTTGTGCGGGAGCAGAGAAGCGTTAGAGCATATTGCGCCAAGGTTGGTGTGA
- a CDS encoding NifB/NifX family molybdenum-iron cluster-binding protein, translating into MIIAIPMKEDRIANHFTKADHFLFMDESGEVVGQKPNPAQHAGCAGKSALLALLQSEQVERVIVRQIGQRMLGRLLESQLAVFQTHTGRQTLQHIVQTGAELVPLTDAEQGRQSVNYQTKQQQGGCCGHHQHGHHDHAHGQGHRCCETGEQHRGCGAHENGEHHQHRSGKGRCCHH; encoded by the coding sequence ATGATTATTGCTATCCCGATGAAAGAAGACCGAATTGCCAACCATTTTACCAAAGCTGACCATTTTCTTTTTATGGATGAGTCTGGTGAGGTCGTGGGGCAGAAACCCAATCCTGCACAACATGCTGGTTGTGCGGGGAAGTCCGCATTACTGGCATTACTCCAGAGCGAGCAGGTTGAGCGAGTGATTGTCCGTCAGATTGGGCAGCGGATGCTGGGGCGGTTGCTTGAAAGCCAGTTGGCGGTGTTTCAAACGCATACAGGCCGCCAGACGTTACAGCACATTGTCCAGACCGGTGCGGAACTGGTTCCGCTCACGGATGCAGAGCAGGGGCGTCAGTCTGTAAATTATCAAACGAAGCAACAGCAAGGCGGTTGTTGCGGACATCATCAGCATGGACATCATGATCACGCCCATGGTCAGGGACATCGTTGTTGTGAGACAGGTGAGCAGCATCGTGGGTGTGGTGCCCATGAAAACGGTGAACATCATCAACATCGATCTGGCAAAGGGCGCTGTTGTCACCATTGA